From Streptomyces sp. TLI_053, a single genomic window includes:
- the fusA gene encoding elongation factor G, which translates to MAATSLDLAKVRNIGIMAHIDAGKTTTTERILFYTGVSYKIGEVHDGAATMDWMEQEQERGITITSAATTCHWTVDDADHTINIIDTPGHVDFTVEVERSLRVLDGAVTVFDGVAGVEPQSETVWRQADRYGVPRICFINKLDRTGANFFFCVKTIVDRLGATPLVMQLPIGAESDFQGVVDLVRMKALVWSAEAAKGEMYDIVDIPAELQEQADEYREQLIDTVSNVSDEIMELALEGEDIPVELLQDAIRKGTLNSDFTPIFCGTAFKNKGVQPLLDAVVKYLPSPLDIESIEGTKPGDDTVKISRKASDDEPLAALAFKIMSDPHLGKLTFVRVYSGRLESGTSVLNAVKGKKERIGKIYRMHANKREEIDSVGAGDIIAVMGLKQTTTGETLSDEKNPVILESMDFPAPVIRVAIEPKSKGDQEKLGVAIQRLAEEDPSFQVNTDEETGQTIIAGMGELHLEVLVDRMRREFKVEANVGKPQVAYRETIRQAVERIDYTHKKQTGGSGQFAKVQIAIEPLEQAEGYEFVNLVTGGRVPREYIPSVDAGCQEAMEFGILAGYPLQGVRVKLLDGAAHDVDSSELAFKIAGSMAFKEGARKAKPVLLEPMMAVEVTTPEDYMGDVIGDINSRRGQIRSMDERHGARVVTALVPLSEMFGYVGDLRSKTSGRASYSMQFDSYAEVPRNVADDIIAKAKGE; encoded by the coding sequence ATGGCTGCAACCTCCCTTGACCTCGCCAAGGTCCGCAACATCGGGATCATGGCGCACATCGACGCGGGCAAGACCACCACCACCGAGCGGATCCTGTTCTACACCGGTGTGTCGTACAAGATCGGTGAGGTCCACGATGGCGCTGCCACCATGGACTGGATGGAGCAGGAGCAGGAGCGCGGCATCACGATCACGTCGGCCGCGACGACCTGTCACTGGACCGTCGACGATGCCGACCACACCATCAACATCATCGACACCCCGGGCCACGTCGACTTCACCGTCGAGGTGGAGCGTTCGCTGCGCGTCCTCGACGGTGCCGTGACGGTGTTCGACGGTGTCGCCGGTGTGGAGCCCCAGTCCGAGACCGTGTGGCGGCAGGCTGACCGCTACGGCGTCCCGCGCATCTGCTTCATCAACAAGCTGGACCGCACGGGCGCCAACTTCTTCTTCTGCGTCAAGACCATCGTGGACCGCCTCGGCGCGACCCCGCTGGTCATGCAGCTGCCGATCGGTGCCGAGTCGGACTTCCAGGGCGTTGTCGACCTGGTCCGCATGAAGGCGCTGGTCTGGTCCGCCGAGGCGGCCAAGGGCGAGATGTACGACATCGTCGACATCCCGGCCGAGCTGCAGGAGCAGGCGGACGAGTACCGCGAGCAGCTGATCGACACCGTGTCGAACGTCAGCGACGAGATCATGGAGCTCGCCCTCGAGGGCGAGGACATCCCGGTCGAGCTGCTGCAGGACGCGATCCGCAAGGGCACCCTGAACTCGGACTTCACCCCGATCTTCTGTGGTACCGCGTTCAAGAACAAGGGCGTCCAGCCCCTGCTCGACGCCGTCGTCAAGTACCTGCCGTCCCCGCTGGACATCGAGTCCATCGAGGGCACCAAGCCGGGCGACGACACCGTCAAGATCTCCCGCAAGGCCTCGGACGACGAGCCGCTCGCCGCGCTCGCGTTCAAGATCATGTCGGACCCGCACCTCGGCAAGCTCACCTTCGTCCGGGTCTACTCGGGCCGCCTGGAGTCCGGCACCTCGGTGCTGAACGCCGTCAAGGGCAAGAAGGAGCGCATCGGCAAGATCTACCGCATGCACGCGAACAAGCGTGAGGAGATCGACTCGGTGGGCGCCGGCGACATCATCGCCGTCATGGGCCTGAAGCAGACCACCACCGGTGAGACGCTGTCCGACGAGAAGAACCCGGTCATCCTGGAGTCCATGGACTTCCCGGCCCCGGTCATCCGCGTCGCGATCGAGCCCAAGTCCAAGGGTGACCAGGAGAAGCTGGGTGTCGCCATCCAGCGTCTCGCCGAGGAGGACCCGTCCTTCCAGGTCAACACGGACGAGGAGACCGGCCAGACCATCATCGCGGGTATGGGCGAGCTGCACCTCGAGGTGCTCGTCGACCGTATGCGCCGTGAGTTCAAGGTCGAGGCCAACGTCGGCAAGCCGCAGGTCGCGTACCGCGAGACGATCCGTCAGGCCGTCGAGCGCATCGACTACACCCACAAGAAGCAGACCGGTGGTTCCGGTCAGTTCGCCAAGGTGCAGATCGCGATCGAGCCGCTCGAGCAGGCCGAGGGCTACGAGTTCGTCAACCTGGTCACCGGTGGCCGCGTGCCGCGGGAGTACATCCCGTCGGTCGACGCCGGCTGCCAGGAGGCCATGGAGTTCGGTATCCTCGCCGGCTACCCGCTCCAGGGCGTTCGCGTGAAGCTGCTCGACGGTGCGGCGCACGACGTCGACTCGTCCGAGCTCGCGTTCAAGATCGCCGGCTCGATGGCCTTCAAGGAAGGCGCCCGGAAGGCCAAGCCGGTCCTCCTGGAGCCGATGATGGCCGTCGAGGTCACCACGCCCGAGGACTACATGGGCGACGTGATCGGCGACATCAACTCTCGCCGTGGCCAGATCCGGTCCATGGATGAGCGTCACGGTGCCCGCGTCGTCACGGCGCTGGTGCCCCTCTCCGAGATGTTCGGCTACGTCGGTGACCTGCGCAGCAAGACCTCTGGTCGCGCGAGCTACTCGATGCAGTTCGACTCGTACGCCGAGGTTCCGAGGAACGTCGCGGACGACATCATCGCGAAGGCCAAGGGCGAGTAA